The following nucleotide sequence is from Salvia miltiorrhiza cultivar Shanhuang (shh) chromosome 7, IMPLAD_Smil_shh, whole genome shotgun sequence.
TGCCAGATCCGCCGTTCAGTGGGTGGTTGAAGTTTCTAAGTCGTAATTTCGTTCTATTCTTTTCGCCCAAGTTCCCAGCCTCCTTCCCCACGCCACCCATCAGCGTCGAAGCCCCAGCCACCGTCGCCTCACAAGGTGCTAGGAAAACCATCCTCACCGGCGCTAGGGCAGTGACTCCACGGCGGCGGCTCGAGTTCAGGCGCTAGGGCATGGCGGCGGCGTAAGTTCAGGTGCTAAGGCACAGCGGCGATGCGATTTTATGCGCCACTCCACGGCGGCTCTATCGATTATAGGCGGCACCACTTCAGGCGACGGTGGGTTTGTACCTCTCTATCCTTGTTCGATTAGTAATCCATGTTTCTGATGAACAATTTCATCTTGATTGATTTTTAATTCGattattatttagggttaataAGAATAACTTTATTGTTTCACATCTGCGCTTTTTCTCCCCATTTTCTATTTGGTGATAGAGATGTAGTCTTTCGACTTTTTGCTAAATTTTAGTGTTTGAATTGATTTTGTCAGATTGAATTTCGCACCTGCTGGTTTTGGGTTCCCGACGACCAACCAAACACGGCATTGTTTCACTCGCTACATTGAGTTCCACAGGTATGAGTCTTAGAATCAATATCCTTCACTAATTCCTTGGAAGGAGTCATAGTGATACATTAGAAAGGTAAACTATGATCCATATACACTGGCTTCGACTTTGGATAGTAGAATGGCCCTAATTTGACAAATTGATAGGTTAGCCTTAGCCAATACCATATTGCTGGTATGTAGAAttgtatttaataaaattgctATTGGTCTGACTATATTCTAGATTATTTGGCAGACTGATTGATTATCATTTTGATAAGAATTCCAATTTCATTATGCGGTCAGTATGAGCAGGTCAGTATGAGCAGTTAGTACTAACAACCATATTCCTTGAATTTAATCTATATCGTTCTGGTAGTCAAAATGCTTGGTGGTTGAAATCCAAGGGGAGGAAGAAGAAAATAGATGATGGTGAAGATGCAGTGAAGGAGAGTGGATACTGCATCAGTTTAAGGTTTATTGGCTGCTGTGTTActtcaagatctacagttgatagCTTTGTGAGTAGCATCAGCACTCATGGTAATGTCTACATTTGCATTTGAGTTGCAACTTTGGGTAGATTAACGTGATCTAATGCAAATGTGCTGATCTGATGATGGGATTAGGCAGTGGTGATCGTTTGAATCACCAATATTGCGATCTTTTTCATGAATTTATTGTTGCAATGTTTTCTTTAAAATTTCATGAATTTATCGTTGTGAATTGAATTGATTCCTATGTTTTCTAAATTTGTGATTTGATTAACTTGTTGTGGTTATAGTAGTCATGAATATGAGTTATTCTAATTTGGTTATAGTACTTCTGAGGTAACCATGCATTTTTTCCTGCCAACTTGTTGATCACCTAACCTATTCAGAAAATGAAAGCCAGAGGTTAATTGCACAAGACACTCTAAAGTTAAGCCATAATTAGTTTATAagattgatagatatatatacattaaacTTTCATGTTTCATATCTGAAGTGAACATAGTACAATATGTGTGGATATATATTATTGAGTCTCTGATATCCGTTACTAAATAAATATTCATTGTATTATGAGGGACTATTCACCTTCTTAATTAGTGAAAACAGAGTTAGTTCATTAAATAGAGTTATATTATAACTAAATTTGAAAAATAGTTTCATTGGTTGCAGGGAATAAACCCATCGCCTATGTTTGAGTGTCAAAAAAGGTGGTTAGAATTATTATTGGGTTTACGTGCAGATCCTATCAAGTATTGCACTTGCAAAATTCAAGATTATAAGGCACCTCATTGTGAACAGGATGAGGATGTAAACTTTGATGACGTTGATGCTGAATGTATTCAGCAACAATCAGGTAACTATaagttgaagaaaaaaaatacaaaatgctTATCAATCCTGGAGTAAATTATGCTAGTTTATGATACGTAAGATCATGAAGAACTGCAGAGTTGATTAGAATCTTGTGTGATGA
It contains:
- the LOC130992869 gene encoding uncharacterized protein LOC130992869; the protein is MGINPSPMFECQKRWLELLLGLRADPIKYCTCKIQDYKAPHCEQDEDVNFDDVDAECIQQQSDIHNSIVMKLVKKVAHRGSTAPDSIAKRFDQKSYTYVSM